One part of the Anopheles coustani chromosome 2, idAnoCousDA_361_x.2, whole genome shotgun sequence genome encodes these proteins:
- the LOC131265678 gene encoding uncharacterized protein LOC131265678: protein MFRARKQLGKRQTAESSNGFRPKKFRTDQQVPTFQVGGEEGDGVGREGEDGTANVGRFGRRIVRGRTGNVLLDCEIPRYGTPVERKHCRKAGDYVIGHELGTSPGVPQTQYLARKQGTDEYYLLKILSFDPETEIVDKEALQGKVLLHNEYTLLSMLDDLDGVIHQHGFFSDYAFEERQIENGDGTMQSIYTGRIRRRLILVLDCVHAHEFCDRSADFISLQRYITVTKYTELEALQLFYEVVKVVEKLHARNIIHRDLKLNNIVLDRRTKRVVLTNFFLGKQLINEREVLFDQRGSPAYISPDVLAGKPYKGKPSDIWALGVILYTIIYGKFPFLDTTPTALFRKIREVDYVIPAGFKTSEATNNLIRSMLTLNPDDRFSAIEVRMELHQMLRRMRPAKRDVDQLVPDLPEPGDSTSGDHSIPANERDVVPPATGRSVRSASAVFGEPMDVAGDSPTPPDTIGSPVTTELATPKYELSTEAFSRILETKNQQRFELGSDGGGFANPKQLGGAGGTGAKKLSTSIRTTPCIYPLLFPFVANGSTPSAAGALQQVSRSMSQAQGTPLAAGGGGGVQRNRFNFNLNVQYSARSYNGTGAAASGPGIGVEWNQSGTENSNTESLLEPNTLTAPAQPIPVSPLTATPPGRASSMNNLNQSQDQLAQMLPPAAQRLYAIMNYISHVRGCTTATPSRGGATDRPSVGTGADATAGVVGSPGLEFNGVITQEIAHKIVSFLIVNMRHHAWVVNRFRSNGNGTGGVGDPAQRVNNLLELLRQLGVRMEARNGQIVIRADQTRERHQFLGIMLRLAGINDSYFVQSAQQQPPSHPQELATHHPLA, encoded by the exons ATGTTCAGGGCACGCAAACAGCTCGGTAAGCGACAAACGGCGGAAAGTAGCAACGGGTTTCGTCCGAAGAAGTTCCGGACGGATCAGCAGGTGCCCACGTTCCAAGTGGGTGGTGAGGAGGGTGACGGGGTCGGAAGGGAAGGCGAAGATGGTACGGCGAACGTCGGTCGGTTCGGGCGGCGAATCGTGCGCGGTCGGACGGGTAACGTTTTGCTCGATTGCGAAATTCCTCGCTACGGGACGCCGGTCGAGCGGAAGCACTGCCGGAAGGCAGGTGACTACGTGATCGGGCACGAGCTGGGTACGAGCCCGGGCGTACCGCAGACCCAGTATCTGGCCCGAAAGCAGGGAACGGACGAGTACTACCTGTTAAAG ATACTCAGCTTTGATCCGGAAACGGAAATCGTCGATAAGGAAGCACTCCAGGGAAAGGTGCTGCTGCACAACGAGTACACGCTTCTCTCGATGCTGGACGACCTGGACGGGGTGATCCATCAGCATGGCTTCTTCAGCGACTACGCGTTCGAGGAGCGTCAGATCGAGAACGGCGACGGTACGATGCAGTCGATCTACACTGGTCGCATCCGCCGCCGTCTCATACTCGTCCTCGATTGCGTGCATGCGCACGAGTTCTGCGACCGGTCGGCCGACTTCATCAGCCTGCAGCGCTACATCACGGTCACCAAGTACACCGAGCTGGAGGCGCTGCAGCTGTTCTACGAGGTGGTGAAGGTGGTCGAGAAGCTGCACGCCCGCAACATCATCCACCGGGACCTGAAGCTGAACAACATCGTGCTGGATCGGCGCACCAAGCGCGTCGTGCTGACGAACTTTTTCCTCGGCAAGCAGCTTATTAACGAGCGGGAGGTACTGTTCGATCAGCGGGGCAGCCCGGCGTACATCTCGCCGGACGTGCTCGCCGGCAAGCCATACAAGGGCAAACCGTCGGACATCTGGGCGCTCGGCGTGATCCTGTACACAATTATCTACGGGAAGTTTCCCTTCCTGGACACCACACCGACGGCACTGTTTCGTAAGATTCGGGAGGTGGACTACGTGATTCCAGC TGGCTTCAAAACGTCGGAAGCAACAAACAATCTGATACGCTCAATGCTTACGCTTAATCCGGACGACCGCTTCTCGGCCATCGAGGTACGCATGGAACTGCATCAGATGCTGCGCAGGATGCGCCCGGCCAAGCGCGACGTCGACCAGCTTGTACCGGACCTGCCCGAACCGGGTGACTCCACTTCCGGCGATCACTCCATACCGGCGAACGAGCGGGATGTCGTTCCACCCGCTACCGGACGCTCCGTACGGTCCGCATCGGCGGTGTTCGGTGAACCAATGGACGTCGCCGGCGACTCCCCGACTCCCCCCGACACGATCGGCTCTCCGGTAACGACGGAACTGGCCACACCAAAGTATGAACTTTCCACCGAAGCGTTTTCACGCATactcgaaacaaaaaaccaacagcGGTTCGAATTGGGCTCGGACGGTGGGGGTTTCGCCAACCCGAAACAACTGGGAGGTGCGGGTGGCACTGGGGCCAAGAAGCTTTCCACGTCGATCCGTACGACGCCGTGTATCTATCCGTTGTTGTTTCCGTTCGTCGCAAATGGGAGTACTCCGAGTGCGGCCGGAGCACTCCAGCAAGTGAGTCGTTCGATGTCCCAGGCCCAGGGGACGCCACTAGCGgcgggtggtggcggcggagtCCAGCGGAATCGGTTCAACTTTAATCTAAACGTGCAATATTCGGCTCGCTCATATAACGGTACAG GAGCAGCCGCGTCCGGGCCTGGAATAGGAGTGGAATGGAATCAGAGCGGGACCGAAAATAGCAATACGGAATCACTATTGGAACCCAATACGCTTACTGCACCTGCCCAACCCATCCCGGTGTCTCCGCTGACAGCAACTCCCCCCGGCAGGGCCTCCTCCATGAACAACTTAAACCAATCGCAGGATCAGCTGGCGCAGATGCTCCCACCGGCGGCGCAAAGACTGTACGCCATTATGAACTACATTTCGCACGTTCGAGGGTGTACGACCGCAACGCCGTCACGTGGTGGTGCGACCGACCGTCCATCGGTCGGCACCGGAGCCGATGCCACGGCCGGGGTCGTCGGGTCGCCTGGGCTCGAGTTTAACGGCGTCATCACGCAGGAGATCGCCCACAAGATCGTGTCGTTTCTGATCGTAAACATGCGACATCACGCGTGGGTCGTGAATCGGTTCCGCTCGAACGGCAACGGAACCGGTGGCGTCGGTGATCCGGCTCAGCGGGTGAACAATCTGCTCGAG